From the genome of Flavobacterium ovatum, one region includes:
- a CDS encoding SDR family NAD(P)-dependent oxidoreductase yields the protein MGNLNGKVAVITGATGGIGFAVAKRLGKDGYTVILNGIDDATGAEKVAELTADGITAEYYGFDMTNADAVTENITKIGQKYGKIDALINNTGGIGVRARFEDMTNEEYKFVMALNLDSVFYASRAAIPFLKKGENASIINYTSNAAWNGAGPGAGVYAVSKGGVQSITRALAKDLAEYGIRVNAVSPGTIDTPFHAQIKATKPEVFASWKSSVLLGRLGEPEEVAGVISFLVSDDASFLTAETIQIGGGQALGI from the coding sequence ATGGGTAATTTAAATGGAAAAGTTGCAGTAATTACTGGTGCAACTGGAGGAATTGGTTTTGCAGTAGCAAAAAGATTAGGGAAAGATGGATATACTGTAATTTTAAATGGTATTGATGACGCAACTGGCGCTGAAAAAGTGGCAGAGCTTACTGCTGACGGAATTACTGCTGAATACTACGGATTTGACATGACAAATGCTGATGCTGTAACTGAAAATATTACTAAAATTGGTCAAAAATACGGGAAAATTGATGCTCTTATTAATAATACTGGTGGTATCGGTGTTAGAGCTAGATTTGAAGATATGACCAACGAAGAATACAAATTCGTAATGGCTTTGAATCTTGATTCGGTATTTTATGCTTCAAGAGCAGCTATCCCTTTCTTGAAAAAAGGTGAAAATGCATCTATCATAAACTATACTTCAAATGCAGCATGGAATGGTGCAGGTCCTGGAGCTGGTGTTTATGCAGTATCAAAAGGTGGAGTTCAATCTATTACAAGAGCTTTAGCTAAAGATTTAGCGGAGTACGGAATTAGAGTTAATGCGGTATCTCCTGGTACGATTGATACTCCTTTTCACGCTCAAATTAAAGCTACTAAGCCAGAAGTTTTTGCTTCTTGGAAAAGCAGTGTATTGTTAGGTAGATTAGGTGAGCCTGAAGAAGTTGCTGGTGTTATATCTTTCTTAGTAAGTGATGATGCTTCTTTCTTGACAGCTGAAACTATCCAAATTGGTGGTGGTCAAGCATTAGGAATATAA
- a CDS encoding sugar kinase yields MKKVITFGEILLRLSTDRHLRFSQAESFKATYGGGEFNVAVSLANYGMNAEYVTKIPKNELGISALQEMRKLDVGCNNVLFGGDRLGIYFLETGTSTRASNVIYDRANSSMSTLKKGEINWREILKGATWFHWSGITPALSEDSAEACMEAIEIAHEMGLTISTDLNYRAKLWNYGKQPKEVMPAMLKYSNVILGDIDTAYFMLGLDKVDPDYSKGELLPDLYDTIFKLCPEMQYVATTLRYSVSASHQRIGGVMYDGKKIYNADVQEVTPVVDRVGSGDAFMGGLIYGLNEEPLDKQRALNFAVAACCLKHTISGDYNLVTKGEIEKLLTGDFSGKVSR; encoded by the coding sequence ATGAAAAAAGTAATCACTTTTGGTGAAATTTTACTCCGTTTATCAACGGATAGACATTTGAGATTTTCTCAAGCAGAATCTTTCAAAGCTACTTATGGTGGTGGTGAATTTAATGTAGCTGTGTCATTAGCTAATTATGGTATGAATGCAGAATATGTTACTAAAATTCCTAAAAATGAATTAGGAATTAGTGCTTTGCAGGAAATGCGTAAATTGGACGTAGGTTGCAATAACGTATTGTTTGGTGGTGATCGATTAGGGATCTATTTCCTAGAAACAGGTACTAGTACACGTGCTAGTAATGTAATTTATGATAGAGCAAATAGCTCAATGTCTACCTTGAAAAAAGGTGAAATTAACTGGAGAGAAATTCTTAAAGGGGCTACTTGGTTTCATTGGAGTGGAATTACTCCAGCATTGTCTGAAGATTCAGCTGAGGCTTGTATGGAAGCTATTGAGATTGCTCACGAAATGGGATTGACTATTTCTACCGATTTGAATTACCGTGCAAAACTATGGAATTATGGTAAGCAACCTAAAGAAGTTATGCCTGCCATGTTAAAATATAGCAATGTAATCTTAGGAGACATTGATACTGCTTATTTTATGTTAGGACTTGACAAAGTGGATCCAGATTATAGTAAAGGAGAGCTTTTGCCGGATTTGTATGACACCATTTTTAAACTGTGTCCTGAAATGCAATATGTAGCCACTACTTTGCGCTATTCGGTTAGTGCTTCGCATCAACGTATTGGTGGTGTAATGTATGACGGTAAAAAAATATATAATGCTGATGTTCAGGAAGTAACGCCAGTTGTAGACAGGGTAGGAAGTGGCGATGCCTTTATGGGCGGATTAATCTATGGTTTGAACGAAGAACCTTTAGACAAACAAAGAGCTTTGAACTTTGCGGTTGCAGCTTGTTGTTTGAAACACACTATTTCTGGTGATTATAATTTAGTAACAAAAGGTGAAATCGAAAAATTGCTTACAGGTGATTTTTCTGGAAAAGTTTCAAGATAA
- a CDS encoding bifunctional 4-hydroxy-2-oxoglutarate aldolase/2-dehydro-3-deoxy-phosphogluconate aldolase codes for MAQFTRIEVAQVMKETGLVPLFYHKDIEVSKTVLKACYDGGARLLEFTSRGDFAHEIFSALVKYAVAELPGMVLGVGSVTDAAAASLYMQLGANFIVTPVLREDIAIVCNRRKVMWSPGCGSLTEIAKAEEMGCEVVKLFPGELYGPAFINGIKGPQPWTTIMPTGGVSPTKESLTEWITAGAVCVGMGSKLIKADAQGNFDTAKIEALTRECIDIIKDLKK; via the coding sequence ATGGCTCAATTTACAAGAATAGAAGTAGCACAAGTAATGAAAGAAACAGGACTTGTTCCATTGTTTTATCATAAAGATATTGAAGTTAGTAAAACAGTTTTGAAAGCTTGTTATGATGGTGGTGCTCGATTACTAGAATTTACAAGCAGAGGTGATTTTGCTCATGAAATTTTTTCAGCATTAGTTAAATATGCAGTTGCAGAATTGCCAGGAATGGTTTTGGGTGTTGGTTCTGTTACCGATGCTGCTGCAGCTTCATTGTATATGCAATTGGGAGCAAATTTTATTGTTACTCCAGTTCTTAGAGAGGATATAGCTATTGTGTGTAACCGTCGTAAAGTGATGTGGTCACCAGGTTGTGGTTCGTTAACTGAAATTGCAAAAGCGGAAGAAATGGGATGCGAAGTAGTAAAATTATTCCCTGGAGAATTATATGGTCCAGCTTTTATCAACGGAATCAAAGGGCCTCAGCCTTGGACTACTATTATGCCAACTGGTGGAGTTTCGCCTACTAAAGAAAGCTTAACAGAGTGGATCACTGCAGGTGCTGTTTGCGTAGGTATGGGTTCAAAATTAATCAAAGCAGATGCTCAAGGTAATTTTGATACCGCAAAGATTGAAGCATTGACTAGAGAATGTATTGATATCATTAAAGACTTGAAAAAATAA
- a CDS encoding TonB-dependent receptor, translated as MNFKIKLSLMLMMIFNISLFAQGGYTLSGTVLDAGKMPIPGANVVIANSTKSAATDFDGKFQLEVKKGDVLQFSYIGFKMQSITITNQKTLNVVLVDSSNELEEIVIVGYGSRKKSDITGAVSSIKSEEINAFPLASAEQALQGRAAGVVVQSNNGGEPGAPISIKVRGNTSINAASDPLIVVDGFVGATMPQASDIQSIEVLKDASATAIYGSRGSNGVVMVTTKKGRSGKLTVEMNTNYSVQNTSNRLDLLNAAEFITYKKITNPSFVAGTADTDWQDLLYKTGSTQNHQFSFSGGSDKINFYASANYFKQDGVIINSDFEKLTFLSNIDAQVTDKLKLGFNLFSSRSTKNGVPTQSNGLTANGGGDDVISLMFRFRPDYGVKDPITGLNTTDNIADEVDNPYAIATEAVNNTKADINRSNLYANYDVLKNLTFKTTFGFSTTNETVGSFRPSTLLVTAGRGTGGKAGIANLKKSDILTESYLTYNKEVGKGTLSLLAGYSYQKTTSERFSAGAQKLTDDSFSYYNLAGSAVTVLPTSSFTEQEIESQFGRLNYDYNDKYLLTATVRRDGASNFAANEKYAIFPSGALGWKVSNEDFLKDSQTVSNLKLRASYGVTGNQAISAYQSLPSLSTLYAGIANVPVGAVVPNQAANPNLKWESSYQTNIGLDLGLLNNKISLSLDYYNIDTKDLLLADASQPEYLGFLTLASIRNVGEINNKGFEVSLNTKNITGQDFRWTTDFNWSTNKNKVVKLIGGIDVIQNAAPGFFSNQAGTHILREGEAAGVFYGWDYQGVYQGGTLPAGTATTANAATRQAGDPLFIDVDGSGTITTTDRKIIGDPNPDWNMGITNNFSYKNFDLNIFFQGSYGGDIFNLTRAQLFRGSSNALKEVLNAWTPTNTNTDIPRVIADRREISSRFVEDGSYIRLKNIALGYNLPDNIIEKLGLENLRLSISAQNLLTFSKYSGLDPEVSYFGSGSGSTGQANTTKGFDFGNFPTVKSWNFSLSLKF; from the coding sequence ATGAATTTTAAAATTAAACTTAGTTTAATGCTTATGATGATATTTAATATATCGTTATTTGCGCAAGGCGGATATACTTTATCCGGTACAGTACTAGATGCTGGAAAAATGCCAATTCCGGGTGCAAATGTTGTTATCGCCAATTCAACCAAAAGTGCGGCAACAGACTTCGATGGAAAATTTCAATTGGAAGTTAAAAAAGGAGATGTACTTCAATTTTCGTACATAGGATTTAAAATGCAATCAATAACTATTACAAACCAAAAGACACTCAACGTTGTTCTGGTTGATAGTTCAAATGAACTAGAAGAAATTGTTATTGTGGGGTATGGTTCCCGAAAAAAGAGCGATATCACAGGAGCTGTTTCTTCTATTAAATCGGAAGAAATTAACGCATTTCCTTTAGCAAGTGCAGAGCAAGCTCTTCAAGGTCGTGCAGCTGGTGTAGTTGTTCAATCAAATAATGGTGGTGAGCCGGGAGCTCCTATTAGTATTAAAGTTAGGGGGAATACTTCTATTAATGCAGCTAGTGACCCACTTATTGTTGTTGATGGTTTTGTAGGTGCTACTATGCCGCAAGCAAGCGATATTCAATCTATTGAGGTATTGAAAGATGCATCAGCAACTGCCATCTATGGTTCTAGAGGTTCCAATGGTGTAGTTATGGTAACTACAAAAAAAGGTAGAAGTGGTAAATTAACAGTTGAGATGAATACTAACTATTCTGTTCAAAATACTTCAAACAGACTAGATTTATTAAATGCAGCTGAGTTTATTACTTATAAAAAAATAACAAATCCTAGTTTTGTTGCAGGAACTGCAGATACAGATTGGCAAGATTTACTATATAAGACAGGAAGTACTCAAAATCATCAATTTTCGTTTTCAGGTGGAAGTGATAAAATCAACTTTTATGCTTCGGCTAATTATTTTAAACAAGATGGAGTTATTATCAATTCTGACTTTGAAAAATTAACTTTCTTGTCGAACATTGATGCTCAAGTTACAGATAAATTAAAATTAGGTTTTAACCTTTTTAGCAGTAGATCTACTAAAAATGGAGTTCCTACACAATCAAATGGTTTAACAGCCAATGGTGGTGGAGATGATGTGATTTCGTTAATGTTTAGATTTAGACCTGATTATGGAGTAAAAGACCCTATAACTGGATTAAATACAACGGATAATATTGCTGATGAAGTTGATAATCCGTATGCTATCGCTACTGAAGCTGTAAATAATACTAAAGCAGACATCAATAGATCAAACTTATATGCAAATTATGATGTTTTGAAAAATCTTACTTTTAAAACTACTTTTGGTTTTAGTACAACAAATGAAACAGTTGGGTCTTTTAGACCTTCAACATTGCTAGTTACTGCAGGTAGAGGTACAGGTGGAAAAGCAGGAATTGCAAATCTTAAAAAATCAGACATATTGACAGAGAGTTACTTGACTTATAATAAAGAAGTAGGAAAAGGGACTTTAAGCTTATTGGCAGGATATTCTTATCAAAAAACAACTTCAGAAAGATTTTCTGCGGGTGCTCAAAAACTTACTGATGATAGTTTTTCTTACTATAATTTAGCTGGTAGTGCAGTTACCGTATTACCTACTTCCTCTTTTACAGAACAGGAAATTGAATCTCAGTTTGGAAGATTAAATTATGATTACAATGACAAATATTTGTTGACTGCTACTGTTAGAAGAGATGGGGCATCAAATTTTGCTGCAAATGAAAAATATGCCATTTTTCCTTCTGGTGCTTTGGGTTGGAAAGTTTCAAATGAAGATTTTTTAAAAGATAGTCAAACTGTTTCAAACTTAAAGTTAAGAGCGAGTTATGGTGTAACAGGTAACCAAGCAATTTCAGCTTATCAGTCGTTACCAAGTTTAAGTACTCTATATGCCGGGATTGCCAATGTACCTGTAGGTGCGGTTGTGCCAAATCAAGCTGCAAATCCAAATTTGAAATGGGAATCGTCTTATCAAACAAATATTGGTTTGGATTTAGGTTTGTTGAATAATAAAATTTCACTTTCATTAGATTATTATAACATTGACACAAAGGATCTTTTATTAGCAGATGCAAGTCAACCAGAATATCTTGGTTTTTTGACTTTAGCAAGTATTAGAAACGTTGGGGAGATTAATAATAAAGGTTTTGAAGTTTCGTTGAATACCAAAAATATAACTGGTCAAGATTTTAGATGGACTACAGATTTTAACTGGTCTACAAATAAAAATAAGGTAGTTAAATTGATTGGTGGTATTGATGTAATTCAGAATGCTGCACCAGGTTTCTTTAGCAATCAAGCAGGTACACATATTTTAAGAGAAGGTGAAGCTGCAGGTGTATTTTATGGTTGGGATTATCAAGGTGTTTACCAAGGTGGTACTTTACCAGCAGGTACAGCTACTACAGCTAATGCCGCAACACGTCAAGCAGGAGATCCATTGTTTATAGATGTAGATGGAAGTGGTACTATTACTACGACTGATAGAAAAATTATAGGTGATCCTAATCCAGATTGGAATATGGGTATTACTAATAACTTTAGCTACAAAAACTTTGACTTGAATATCTTTTTTCAAGGATCTTACGGTGGGGATATTTTTAACCTTACCAGAGCACAGTTGTTTAGAGGAAGTTCAAATGCACTTAAAGAAGTTCTAAATGCATGGACACCTACAAACACAAACACAGATATACCTCGTGTTATAGCTGATAGAAGAGAGATTTCTTCTCGATTTGTAGAAGACGGAAGTTATATTAGACTTAAAAATATCGCATTAGGATATAATTTACCAGATAACATTATTGAAAAGTTAGGATTAGAGAACCTTAGGTTATCTATAAGTGCACAGAATTTGTTAACTTTTTCAAAATACTCAGGTTTAGATCCTGAAGTGAGTTATTTTGGTTCTGGTTCTGGATCTACAGGACAAGCTAATACAACGAAAGGGTTTGATTTTGGAAATTTTCCAACAGTTAAATCATGGAATTTTAGTCTTAGTTTAAAATTTTAA
- a CDS encoding RagB/SusD family nutrient uptake outer membrane protein, whose amino-acid sequence MKKYKYIFVLVGLSIMGCSDLEEKPVGLLTPETFFTSVDKIQLAVNGAYGHMQHRNFMSREMSMSLMLASDMVDLNVNVTNPERVQFNTLALQADNANIAVYWPKCYQIIGACNDAIAGADLVTADQTAKNPIVAQARFIRAFVYFHLVRQFGAIPYLEAPVTDVIAAGSISKTPVADVYAKIIVDLQFAKEWLPNFQTARAMPAKSAASAYLASVYLTMGQYDNANYQKAYDEAKDCISKEGIYKLGLEANFQDVFDTSKTDASLEPIFVIDFIGTSDGDQGRDYQAAFTGIRADEQYGSGGGWSVEVPSLSVYTSWNDLDYRKAVSFDATGVFKGVRQPYTNFKTYYSAGDNRPHIAKYTRKAGTALEGNGRNTKSNYLMMRYAELLLIGAEAANEVGQTGDANTWINRVRARARSGGGLITASAFPADVSGLTKDAFRTTVLDERKWELAFEFSRWYDIARRNLGPTVFAAGGFEGAKSGFNPTRNYLFPLPANELTRNPKLLPQNPGYN is encoded by the coding sequence ATGAAAAAATATAAATATATATTCGTGTTGGTAGGACTATCAATAATGGGATGTTCGGATTTAGAAGAAAAACCTGTTGGCTTATTAACCCCTGAGACTTTTTTTACGTCTGTAGATAAAATACAATTAGCGGTAAATGGAGCTTATGGTCATATGCAACATAGGAACTTTATGTCTAGAGAGATGTCGATGTCACTTATGTTAGCTAGTGATATGGTCGATCTTAATGTAAATGTTACAAACCCTGAAAGAGTTCAGTTTAATACTTTAGCTCTTCAAGCTGATAATGCAAATATTGCTGTATATTGGCCGAAATGCTATCAAATTATTGGTGCTTGTAATGACGCTATTGCAGGAGCTGATTTAGTTACAGCAGATCAAACTGCGAAAAACCCAATTGTGGCTCAGGCTCGTTTTATAAGAGCATTTGTGTATTTCCATTTAGTGAGACAATTTGGAGCTATTCCTTACCTTGAAGCGCCAGTAACAGATGTTATTGCGGCAGGTTCAATTAGTAAGACTCCAGTTGCAGATGTGTACGCAAAAATCATTGTAGATTTACAGTTTGCTAAAGAATGGTTGCCGAATTTTCAGACAGCTAGAGCGATGCCTGCTAAATCAGCAGCAAGTGCTTATTTGGCTTCAGTTTATTTAACAATGGGGCAATATGACAACGCTAATTATCAAAAAGCCTATGATGAGGCGAAAGATTGTATATCAAAAGAAGGGATTTATAAGTTAGGTTTAGAAGCAAATTTTCAAGATGTATTTGATACTTCTAAAACAGATGCTTCTCTTGAACCAATATTTGTAATAGATTTTATTGGTACGTCTGACGGAGATCAAGGAAGAGATTATCAAGCAGCATTTACAGGTATTAGAGCTGATGAACAATATGGTTCTGGTGGAGGTTGGTCTGTAGAGGTTCCATCTTTAAGCGTGTATACTAGTTGGAATGACCTTGACTATAGAAAAGCAGTTAGTTTTGATGCTACAGGAGTTTTTAAAGGTGTAAGACAACCATATACTAATTTTAAAACTTACTATAGTGCTGGTGATAACCGTCCGCATATTGCAAAGTATACTCGTAAAGCAGGTACAGCTTTAGAAGGAAATGGTAGAAACACAAAAAGCAATTACTTAATGATGCGTTATGCGGAGCTGTTGTTGATTGGCGCTGAAGCGGCGAATGAAGTAGGGCAAACAGGTGACGCAAATACATGGATAAATAGAGTAAGAGCAAGAGCAAGATCAGGTGGAGGTTTGATTACAGCTAGTGCTTTCCCAGCAGATGTTTCAGGATTAACTAAAGATGCTTTTAGAACAACAGTTCTTGATGAGCGTAAGTGGGAACTTGCTTTTGAGTTTTCAAGATGGTATGACATCGCAAGAAGAAATTTAGGACCAACAGTATTTGCAGCTGGTGGATTTGAAGGAGCTAAGTCTGGCTTTAATCCAACTAGAAATTACTTGTTTCCATTACCAGCAAATGAGTTAACTAGAAACCCTAAGTTATTGCCTCAAAACCCTGGTTATAATTAA
- a CDS encoding cupin domain-containing protein codes for MKKNSAIVLLLLSFTLIIQAQEIPIEKLNTQLTENTKRYSKSILENEIKGIHVEQISFTGKSGLVDYSKEGYRTIYLFFKGKGTVKAANKKYEIVPETILLPNVAKSITIKTAKNDTLHYLKIVTKLSAQDLIELKEFSAESTQNVYYAKFTDCKPYTEPIKSPNTISRTIMPNKIIPRIAMGTVQTKGPDKVGAHKHPMLEQLFLSLSKNNCVVYADDAKMALPEYALLHIPLGSMHSVSVEKDDVLYYVWMDFFMDSKGEEWLKTHNVTEDKKK; via the coding sequence ATGAAAAAAAATAGTGCCATTGTGCTTTTGTTATTATCGTTTACACTAATAATACAAGCTCAAGAAATCCCGATAGAAAAGCTAAACACACAATTAACAGAAAATACTAAGCGATATTCTAAATCAATTTTAGAAAATGAAATAAAAGGGATTCATGTTGAACAAATATCTTTTACTGGTAAAAGTGGATTGGTGGATTATTCCAAGGAAGGTTACAGAACAATCTACTTGTTTTTTAAAGGAAAGGGAACTGTAAAGGCAGCTAATAAAAAGTATGAGATTGTGCCAGAAACGATTTTGTTGCCCAATGTAGCCAAAAGCATTACAATCAAAACTGCAAAAAATGACACCTTACATTATTTGAAAATTGTAACCAAACTTTCTGCTCAAGACCTCATTGAGTTAAAAGAATTCTCTGCTGAAAGCACTCAGAATGTATATTATGCAAAATTTACAGATTGCAAGCCTTATACCGAACCAATCAAAAGTCCAAACACGATCAGTCGCACGATAATGCCCAACAAAATTATTCCTAGAATAGCGATGGGAACCGTGCAAACAAAAGGTCCGGATAAAGTAGGTGCTCATAAACACCCCATGTTAGAGCAATTATTTTTGAGTCTTTCCAAAAACAACTGTGTAGTGTACGCTGATGATGCTAAGATGGCTTTACCTGAATACGCGTTACTTCATATTCCATTAGGTTCGATGCATTCTGTTTCTGTAGAAAAAGATGATGTACTATATTATGTCTGGATGGATTTCTTTATGGACAGTAAAGGGGAAGAATGGTTAAAAACACATAATGTTACCGAAGACAAGAAAAAATAA
- a CDS encoding chondroitinase-B domain-containing protein yields MKKITFLKGKVSKHFFVLMGFLIFNELQAQTTYTSASTLITAVKAAGTNGGTFILKNGSYAGFQGGFTDMNQTTANPIIIKAETVGGVTLTGNSYFTFKRCANFIVEGFNIIATGSSTLVKLEGSNNIRITRNIFDLTTTVAIKWVYIGGVYDDIVYPYTNPSHHNRIDHNVFQNKHTSGHYITIDGNNSKHQSTYDQIDHNYFKDNNPRAVNEQESIRVGWSDMSKSSGFTTVEYNLFEGCDGDPEVLSVKSCDNTIRHNTFRGNYGTLSFRHGNRNRAEGNYFFGNGRDIGSVTDPTTGAVTNLYTGGMRIYGTDHVIVNNYFEGLNGTKWDAPITLTQGDAIEGSSTDLTKHYRAERVFIGYNTLVNNDQGIEIGFTNNNNYTKTVSEVTIANNLITSNRNSLVKIVDGKDQGSAITWSNNLMYPTGAATLISGGTSTTLSNSSQVIVENPNLLFDNATSTWRTSATTALYVNTLNTVNTTTTTLNEEIEGKSRPSTSNPGAHHYSIESVRYMPMVAATVGPTAYEDIPLSLSPITSFTIAGENKATTVTTNLAWTATVDSPSWLSINNTSGTGNGSIAITATANTTGAARTGLLTVTGAGATPVTLAITQVGPTLTLSAVTNFIAGGEAKSTTVTSNVAWTANIDNASWLSINTASGTNNGSITVTAAANTLTTTRTGTLTVTGSSMAPTTLTITQAGVPSGATLINTGADGNPVSVTATNTQSGVNVATNTLDKSTSTKWSDDGTGAPFGTLTYDLGAQYTLESIKISTTGTSSKWYYYGIQFSTDGLTYTTPVNVQSAAASQTTYAIYPFTNVARYVKIIGGGNNSTAFTSVSEIEFWGTASSLSVDKNQLNNAFVVYPNPASSIINLYSSSIKTASKVLIYSMDGKQVLDKKLQGSDSNHFVIEINTLESGTYLLKILDDTNMIVGTKMIIVRN; encoded by the coding sequence ATGAAAAAAATTACTTTTTTGAAGGGCAAAGTCTCCAAACACTTTTTTGTGTTAATGGGGTTTTTAATTTTTAATGAACTGCAAGCACAAACGACCTATACAAGTGCGAGTACGTTAATCACTGCTGTTAAAGCTGCTGGAACTAATGGAGGAACCTTTATCCTTAAGAATGGAAGTTATGCTGGTTTTCAAGGTGGATTTACTGATATGAATCAAACTACTGCCAACCCGATTATTATAAAAGCAGAAACTGTTGGAGGAGTAACTTTAACTGGAAATTCTTATTTTACTTTTAAAAGATGTGCCAATTTTATCGTTGAGGGTTTTAATATTATAGCAACAGGAAGTAGTACATTGGTAAAACTTGAAGGATCAAATAACATAAGGATAACCAGAAACATATTTGATTTGACTACAACAGTTGCAATCAAATGGGTATATATTGGTGGTGTTTATGATGATATTGTTTATCCTTATACAAACCCGAGTCACCACAACCGAATTGACCACAATGTTTTTCAAAACAAACACACTTCGGGTCATTATATTACTATTGATGGTAATAATTCAAAACACCAATCAACATACGATCAAATTGATCACAACTATTTTAAAGACAATAATCCAAGAGCAGTAAACGAGCAGGAATCGATTAGAGTAGGCTGGAGTGATATGTCAAAATCAAGTGGGTTTACAACGGTTGAATATAATTTATTTGAAGGTTGTGATGGAGATCCTGAGGTATTATCGGTTAAATCATGTGATAACACCATTAGGCATAATACATTTCGTGGAAATTACGGAACGCTTTCTTTTAGACATGGAAATAGAAATAGAGCTGAAGGGAATTATTTCTTTGGAAACGGCAGAGATATTGGAAGTGTTACAGATCCAACTACTGGAGCAGTTACTAATTTGTACACAGGAGGAATGAGAATTTATGGTACAGATCATGTAATTGTCAATAATTATTTTGAAGGATTGAATGGGACCAAATGGGATGCGCCTATTACACTTACGCAAGGTGATGCAATTGAAGGATCAAGTACTGATTTGACTAAGCATTACCGTGCAGAGCGTGTATTTATTGGATATAATACTTTGGTAAATAACGATCAAGGAATTGAAATAGGTTTTACTAACAATAATAATTATACTAAAACAGTAAGTGAGGTTACTATTGCTAATAATTTAATTACAAGTAATCGCAATAGTTTAGTTAAAATAGTAGACGGTAAAGATCAGGGAAGTGCTATTACGTGGTCTAATAATTTGATGTATCCTACAGGAGCTGCAACACTTATTTCTGGAGGAACATCGACTACATTGTCTAATTCAAGTCAAGTAATTGTTGAAAATCCTAATTTATTATTTGATAATGCCACGAGCACTTGGAGAACTTCTGCAACAACTGCATTATATGTAAATACCTTAAACACCGTAAATACAACTACAACAACACTTAATGAAGAAATTGAAGGCAAATCTAGACCTTCAACAAGTAACCCTGGAGCGCATCATTATAGTATAGAGTCAGTTCGTTATATGCCAATGGTTGCTGCAACAGTTGGGCCAACAGCTTATGAGGATATCCCGCTTTCATTATCCCCAATAACAAGTTTTACAATAGCTGGTGAAAATAAAGCAACAACAGTAACGACAAATTTGGCTTGGACAGCAACTGTTGATAGTCCGAGTTGGTTAAGCATTAATAATACTTCAGGAACCGGAAATGGTTCTATCGCAATTACTGCTACTGCTAATACAACTGGTGCAGCAAGAACAGGTCTGTTGACCGTAACGGGTGCTGGTGCTACTCCAGTTACCTTGGCTATAACGCAAGTTGGACCAACACTTACTTTGTCTGCAGTTACTAATTTTATTGCTGGAGGTGAAGCTAAGTCAACAACTGTTACATCAAATGTTGCTTGGACAGCTAATATTGATAATGCCTCTTGGTTAAGTATTAATACTGCTTCTGGAACAAACAATGGGTCAATAACGGTTACAGCTGCTGCAAATACACTTACAACTACTAGAACGGGAACTTTGACCGTAACAGGAAGTTCAATGGCACCAACAACTTTGACCATTACGCAAGCAGGAGTGCCATCGGGAGCTACGCTTATAAATACAGGTGCAGATGGAAATCCTGTTTCAGTAACTGCAACAAACACTCAATCTGGAGTTAATGTTGCAACAAATACTTTGGATAAAAGTACTAGTACAAAATGGTCTGATGACGGTACTGGTGCTCCATTTGGAACATTGACCTATGACCTTGGAGCACAATATACACTAGAATCTATAAAGATTTCAACTACTGGGACTTCTTCTAAATGGTATTATTATGGAATTCAATTCTCTACTGATGGATTGACTTATACAACTCCTGTAAATGTGCAAAGTGCAGCAGCATCTCAAACAACATATGCGATTTATCCTTTTACTAATGTAGCTCGATATGTAAAAATCATTGGAGGTGGTAATAATTCTACTGCATTTACATCTGTTTCAGAAATTGAATTTTGGGGTACAGCGAGTTCATTATCTGTTGATAAAAACCAGCTAAACAATGCTTTTGTGGTGTATCCAAACCCTGCTTCTAGTATTATTAATTTGTACTCTTCAAGTATTAAGACTGCAAGTAAAGTACTAATTTATAGTATGGATGGAAAACAAGTGCTAGATAAAAAGCTTCAAGGTTCTGATTCCAATCATTTTGTTATAGAAATCAACACGTTAGAAAGCGGAACTTATTTGTTGAAGATTTTAGATGATACAAACATGATAGTAGGAACCAAAATGATAATTGTTAGAAATTAA